The Micromonospora krabiensis genome window below encodes:
- a CDS encoding recombinase family protein translates to MNTHQLLGSSCYAHCFAFYGRVSTEDNQDPESSYNWQFMLAENLVKPVGVRIVASFFDVGDSRSIPWPRRPNATRLLAALRDPNRGFDNVVIGEPHRAFYGNQYGLTVPIFAHFGVKLWVPEVGGPIDPDNEAHDLVMSVFGGMSKGERTRVKVRVRSAMATQAHIQGRYLGGRPPYGYMLKDLGPHPNPQKAADGKRLHGLTPDPQTAPVVQRIYRDFLNGNGIFAIAEALTSEGILSPSAYDHQRNPHRDGRAWAKSAVRVILTNPRYTGRQVWNKQRTDEVLVDVDDVALGHMPVMRWNPRDKWITSQEVVHEPLISEEVFNAARDLLGSRAHKPAAHKPHRTRHPYVFKSLIYCSVCERRMQGQHSHDVAYYRCRYPSDYALANRVDHPKNVIMREDLATRPIDQWIASVFDPSQRDQTIEQLAHQLSPQVQPAAPPRAGRDITAEFDKKIARYKQALDEGASPTVVAAWIAEAEQQRDAALASRPAAPRNDGIDSMTAEDIAALVTELGDIAAALEEAEPEHKLDLYRSLRLRLTYSAETQTVHAAIDLGEHRWDLVRVRGGT, encoded by the coding sequence ATGAACACACACCAACTCCTCGGAAGCTCGTGTTACGCGCATTGCTTTGCCTTCTACGGACGAGTCTCCACCGAGGACAATCAAGATCCGGAGTCTTCGTACAACTGGCAATTCATGCTCGCCGAGAACCTCGTCAAGCCCGTGGGGGTAAGGATAGTCGCCAGCTTCTTCGATGTTGGGGACAGCCGCTCGATTCCCTGGCCTCGGCGGCCCAACGCAACTCGGCTCCTGGCAGCCCTGCGAGACCCTAACCGAGGCTTTGACAACGTGGTCATCGGAGAGCCCCATCGCGCCTTCTACGGCAATCAGTACGGGCTGACCGTTCCGATCTTCGCCCACTTCGGCGTCAAGCTCTGGGTTCCCGAGGTGGGTGGCCCTATCGATCCGGACAACGAGGCCCATGACCTCGTCATGTCGGTCTTCGGCGGCATGAGCAAGGGTGAGCGGACCCGCGTGAAGGTGCGGGTCCGCAGCGCCATGGCCACCCAGGCACACATACAGGGCCGCTACCTCGGTGGACGACCGCCCTACGGCTACATGCTCAAAGACCTTGGCCCGCATCCGAATCCGCAGAAGGCCGCCGACGGCAAACGCCTGCACGGCCTCACCCCGGACCCGCAGACCGCCCCCGTCGTGCAGCGCATCTACCGCGACTTCCTCAACGGCAACGGGATCTTCGCTATCGCGGAAGCCTTGACCAGCGAGGGCATCCTCTCCCCCTCGGCCTACGACCACCAACGCAACCCTCACCGCGACGGTCGCGCCTGGGCGAAAAGCGCCGTCCGCGTGATCCTCACCAATCCCCGCTACACCGGCAGGCAGGTCTGGAACAAGCAGCGCACCGACGAAGTACTGGTCGACGTGGACGACGTCGCGCTGGGGCACATGCCCGTTATGCGGTGGAACCCACGAGACAAGTGGATCACCTCGCAGGAGGTCGTACACGAACCTCTCATCAGCGAAGAGGTCTTCAACGCCGCTCGCGACCTGCTCGGATCGCGGGCGCACAAGCCCGCCGCGCATAAGCCGCACCGCACACGACACCCGTACGTCTTCAAAAGCCTCATCTACTGCTCCGTGTGCGAACGCCGCATGCAGGGCCAGCACTCCCACGACGTGGCCTACTACCGGTGCCGCTACCCATCCGACTACGCCCTGGCCAACCGCGTCGACCACCCCAAAAACGTGATCATGCGCGAAGACCTGGCGACCCGGCCTATCGACCAATGGATCGCCTCAGTCTTCGACCCATCACAGCGCGATCAGACGATCGAGCAGCTGGCTCACCAGCTCAGCCCGCAGGTCCAGCCGGCGGCACCGCCGCGGGCGGGTCGCGACATCACCGCCGAGTTCGACAAGAAGATCGCTCGCTACAAGCAGGCCCTCGACGAGGGAGCCAGCCCGACCGTCGTAGCGGCATGGATCGCCGAGGCTGAACAGCAGCGGGACGCTGCGCTGGCGAGCCGTCCCGCTGCGCCCAGGAACGATGGAATCGACTCGATGACCGCCGAGGACATCGCCGCGCTGGTCACCGAACTGGGCGACATCGCTGCGGCGCTGGAGGAAGCCGAACCTGAGCACAAGCTCGACCTCTACCGCAGCCTGCGGCTGAGGCTGACCTACTCCGCAGAAACACAAACGGTGCACGCCGCGATTGATCTTGGCGAGCACCGTTGGGATTTGGTTCGTGTCCGAGGGGGGACTTGA
- a CDS encoding DUF397 domain-containing protein, whose product MTTALRPLNQWFKSTRSGPNCDNCVEMQFIGDGQVQVRGSKNPTGPVLTFTSGVWDAVNGGAAEGEFTTLPANAR is encoded by the coding sequence ATGACGACTGCCTTGCGCCCGTTGAACCAGTGGTTCAAGTCCACCCGGTCCGGCCCGAACTGCGACAACTGCGTGGAAATGCAGTTCATCGGCGACGGCCAGGTGCAGGTACGCGGCAGCAAGAACCCGACCGGCCCGGTGCTCACCTTCACCTCAGGGGTGTGGGACGCCGTCAACGGCGGCGCCGCCGAGGGCGAGTTCACCACCCTGCCCGCGAACGCCCGATGA
- a CDS encoding HsdM family class I SAM-dependent methyltransferase has translation MSHDVLGVAYQYLLKPFPDGSGTRAGQFFTPREVVELIVEVLAPKSFESVYDPTCESGGMLIASAAGQCSARRAHQDPAGTLRWAARRRRKALRYADVGTSQPGPRRPLRPGLPHPSGYHVSRAVKASTHEPIP, from the coding sequence ATGTCCCACGACGTGCTCGGTGTGGCGTACCAGTACCTGCTGAAGCCTTTCCCCGACGGGTCCGGCACCCGCGCCGGCCAGTTCTTCACCCCGCGCGAGGTCGTCGAGCTGATAGTCGAGGTCCTGGCTCCCAAGAGCTTCGAGTCGGTGTACGACCCGACCTGCGAGTCGGGCGGCATGCTCATCGCCTCCGCGGCAGGTCAATGCTCTGCGCGACGCGCTCATCAGGACCCGGCAGGGACGCTTCGATGGGCCGCTCGGCGACGACGGAAAGCCTTGCGTTATGCGGATGTGGGAACATCCCAACCCGGACCTCGACGACCACTACGACCCGGCCTACCCCATCCTTCGGGGTACCACGTGAGCCGAGCAGTGAAGGCGAGCACACATGAACCGATCCCATGA
- a CDS encoding helix-turn-helix domain-containing protein, whose translation MLRQHRKAAGWSLRKFADLTAYDFGYLGQIERGDRPANADVVAAYDRALAAGGALETAYASRQAGDTDMRRRVILQAMGALAAAPAVDRLVGWEALRQGLGAAVDVEHDEWAQIVAGYGRGYYLQPHDQLMAQLGRDLTVLQHQLAADGEQRRPLLLRAAGRLSVIVALGLVASGQAVLAGRWWATAQRVADESGDADTIVLTRAWDVVNGCYDGRSPAAVVAMSDQVLPLVDGAPSAATCGLLAGRAQALSLTGRHDEAVATVRVLADQVETLPADLTADVESLWGWPEHRLRHTESWVYTHAGDQRAAAAAQQRALALYPTSQQRLRTQCSCTRRQRSSAVGTSPTGCASRRT comes from the coding sequence ATGCTCAGGCAGCACCGCAAAGCCGCCGGCTGGTCGCTGCGGAAGTTCGCCGACCTGACGGCGTACGACTTCGGCTACCTCGGGCAGATCGAGCGGGGTGACCGCCCGGCCAACGCCGACGTGGTGGCCGCCTACGACCGGGCGTTGGCCGCTGGTGGTGCACTGGAAACGGCGTACGCGAGCAGGCAGGCAGGCGACACGGACATGCGCAGACGGGTAATCCTCCAGGCGATGGGCGCGCTCGCGGCGGCGCCGGCCGTGGATCGGCTCGTCGGGTGGGAAGCCCTGCGGCAGGGGCTCGGCGCCGCCGTCGATGTGGAGCACGACGAGTGGGCGCAGATCGTCGCCGGCTACGGACGCGGCTACTACCTCCAGCCGCATGACCAGTTGATGGCCCAGCTGGGCCGGGACCTGACCGTGTTGCAGCACCAGCTCGCCGCCGATGGGGAGCAGCGCAGGCCGCTGCTGCTGCGGGCCGCCGGCCGGCTGTCGGTGATCGTGGCGCTCGGTTTGGTCGCGTCCGGGCAGGCGGTGCTCGCCGGGCGGTGGTGGGCCACCGCGCAGCGGGTCGCCGACGAGTCCGGGGACGCGGACACGATCGTGTTGACCCGGGCGTGGGATGTGGTGAACGGCTGCTACGACGGCCGGTCACCGGCCGCGGTGGTGGCGATGTCGGATCAAGTGCTGCCGCTGGTGGACGGGGCGCCGTCGGCGGCGACGTGTGGGCTGCTCGCCGGACGGGCGCAGGCCCTGTCCCTCACCGGCCGGCACGACGAGGCGGTCGCGACGGTGCGGGTGTTGGCCGACCAGGTGGAGACGCTGCCCGCCGACCTGACGGCCGATGTGGAGTCGCTGTGGGGGTGGCCGGAGCACCGGCTGCGGCACACCGAGTCGTGGGTGTACACCCATGCCGGTGACCAGCGGGCCGCCGCAGCCGCGCAGCAGCGGGCGCTCGCTTTGTACCCAACGTCGCAGCAGCGGCTACGCACGCAGTGCAGCTGCACCAGGCGGCAGCGCTCATCCGCGGTGGGCACATCCCCGACGGGCTGCGCTTCGCGGCGGACCTGA
- a CDS encoding GNAT family N-acetyltransferase, whose amino-acid sequence MPTYTVHDGGSAGPLIDALAELYAIVYAEPPYCEGPEQVARFREGLPDEATRPGFTLAAAHDRDRLVGAAYGWTMPAGTWWSRADGEPPADVREAAKLAVMEWIVHPARRSEGIGAELMRRLLADRPERYATLASDPRSHARQVYARNGWRQVGTSALPWGPPMDLLVLDLGREPVQGG is encoded by the coding sequence GTGCCCACCTACACCGTCCACGACGGAGGCAGCGCCGGCCCGCTGATCGACGCGTTGGCCGAGCTGTACGCGATCGTCTACGCCGAGCCGCCCTACTGCGAGGGGCCGGAGCAGGTGGCCCGGTTCCGTGAGGGCCTTCCTGACGAGGCGACCCGCCCGGGGTTTACGCTGGCCGCCGCCCACGACCGGGACCGGCTGGTAGGCGCCGCGTACGGGTGGACGATGCCGGCCGGCACCTGGTGGTCCCGCGCCGACGGGGAGCCGCCCGCTGATGTGCGCGAAGCGGCAAAGCTCGCGGTGATGGAGTGGATCGTGCACCCGGCACGCCGCAGTGAGGGCATCGGCGCTGAGCTGATGCGCAGGCTGCTCGCCGACCGGCCAGAGCGGTACGCCACCCTCGCCTCCGACCCCCGCTCGCACGCCCGTCAGGTGTACGCGCGCAACGGGTGGCGGCAGGTCGGCACATCGGCCCTCCCCTGGGGTCCACCGATGGACCTGCTCGTCCTCGACCTGGGCCGCGAGCCGGTTCAGGGCGGCTGA